The Gossypium hirsutum isolate 1008001.06 chromosome A03, Gossypium_hirsutum_v2.1, whole genome shotgun sequence genome contains the following window.
tatcatttaaattaaatttgagtcAGTCCAATCCTAAATACAAAAAGCCTTGTACAAGTCGGGTTCAACTACTACATGGACATGTCTATTAATTTACTTTATGAATTGTAACAAGGTCTCTCCAAATTTTGTGCTATTAGATTGGttcatattaaatcaaatttgaatgatttttttatttttaattagattaattatatataaaaaatatttttatgtaaatttaattataaagtatataaaatattagaataaaataatttgtaaataatgataaaaactctgAATCAACCCGATTTGAGTTGGGCTTAGACAAAGTTTTTTTATGTCTCATACTGTGCCAActtgaattcaatttaaataataataaatattttaaattaaatctagttacaaaatattaatataaaaatatttttaatattttttttttaacggtgaaatgaaatttttggtaATGGTGGGCTGAAAATAGTTTTGGGCTTGAATGTCTTTGTAACTTGAGCAATGAGTCGGCTTGGCTCAACCAATAAATAAATCTAAGTAAATAAcatcatattttgaattttttttaaaatttttaaaatttttcatatattttaaaataatttttacttttaaaaatttaaggagcttttaatttttcataattttttatatttttattgaaaatacataaaaaaatttaattttaaatttattaaagagAAGGGACCTAATTAGcataaaattgtaaataatgagGGCTGcaaaagttattttattttatttataatagtcAAATCAATCATTTTAATGGAAAAATTGGCAGAGAAgtcaatatttttaaattaaaaaatataaagattaaaatttaaatttaagaataATATAGAGACTTTTGAgatatttaaaactttaaaaaattaaagcaaatgATAATAGtttaataaacattttttaaaaatttcttaacTATATTATTGTTTGTGtgaaattacaaattttttaaaaatatataataaataacttaattaacaCATTGCAATGTATAGGTGAAAGAAACTCACCATTGGCACGGAGAATTAGATTAGGTTTTCaaaattgagtaaaaaatttGCATAGCATGATGCGACCAAAATCTCAAAGAAAATCGAGTAAAAAGCGAAGGCCGCGGATGTTGACACATTTCCTCAAACCAATTGGCCATGAATGTGTCAATGAAGGTTAATTGGGACCTTTACCTCACCATTAAATTGAAGTCCTTTAACTAGGTGAACTCCAGCTGTCTCTCTGCAAACTCACAACTCTGGATTTACCTAAAGGGTGCTGACACAAACaggaaataaatttttagttaataTCAATTTGGACAACCATGGAAGGAAAAGAGTTAAACAGCTACGGTTATTCCCATTTACGCAAAGGGTTCAAGTCGAACACAACAAAGCTTGAAGTTTGGAGGCATTGGGTTCCGTTTAGATTAAAAACATCAACCTTTTCGAACACacctaaatttattttaacttattacTTAGCCCAAGGAGGTTGAGTATGGTTTACGCAAAATAGCTCGTCCTTATTCTTTTCCCCCCTTTCCCCCCTCAAATACCCGCCTCTCTCACACGCATAACATacaacttttctttttctcttttcttgttcttgttcttgttcCCCTTGTTGATATTCTCTGTTAACTTTGAGGGACTAGTATAAGAAGGCAATGTGGGATGGTGGGGTTGTAGGCTCGATTTGGAGTTTGAAGTCTGCCTTCCTTCCGGTACCCCAACTCTTGTTGTTGGTTTTCAGGTGCTTTTGGGACTAATTGGTTGCCTGTTTTTGAGGATGATGGAGAAGCTTAATTTTGTAAACAACGGTGTGCTTAGATTGCCTCCTGGATTCCGTTTCCATCCTACTGATGAAGAGTTAGTCGTTCAGTACTTGAGAAGAAAGGTGCTTGCTTGGCCCTTACCTGCCTCTATCATACCCGAAGTTGATGTTTGCAAAGCAGATCCTTGGGACTTGCCAGGTTGGTTACCTTAATTACACTTTCACACCTCACTCTTTCAAAGTTGCTTCCTTCTACTATATACCATTATAAAAAGCAAGCAGCTTGTTCTAGGTTGTTCTATAGCTCTGGAATTGACTTGTTGTATCAATTATGGAAACAGCCTTCTGTAATAGCTCTGAATGTAACTAATGACTGTTACACAATTAGAAGCCTTTAGGACAAAATTAAAGACATAATTAGATGGCCTGATACATTGGGGTCTATGTTGTGTGTATTATCAATCAGGTGATTTGGAGCAAGAGAGGTACTTCTTTAGCACAAGAGAAGCCAAGTATCCCAATGGGAACAGGTCCAACAGAGCCACGTTTTCAGGATATTGGAAAGCCACAGGAATTGACAAACAAATTGTAAGTTGTAGGGGCAACCAAGTAGTGGGTATGAAGAAAACTCTTGTTTTCTATAGAGGAAAGCCCCCACAGGGGACTAGGACCGACTGGATCATGCATGAATATCGCCTTGTTACCGCTGACACCTGCAATGCCCCACATAAGAAGAACCAAACTCAGGTCAATTTTGGGTCTTTGCTCTTTACTGCCTGTACCTATAGTTGTGAGCATTTTTCATAAGTTAAACATCTCATCCCAACCACATTTCAGAACCTCTGGAGTCGGGGAAATGGCAGTACATTGTTGTTTTAATGATGCTATGTTTGTTGGTCAGTCAAATTAATGATTTGTATTAAAGCCTATGTATGCAGAACCATGTGGTGGCAGTGGAAAATTGGGTGCTGTGCCGCATATTTTTGACGAAAAGAAGTGGTGGTGCTACTAAAAACGAGGAAGACAGTCTGCAATCTAGCAACGAGAAGGGAGTTGGTAAAGCAAGGAGAAAGAGCCCTGTTTTCTATGAATTCCTGAGCAAGGAGAGGACGAACCTAAATCTTGCCCCAGCATCCTCCTCATCTTGCTCCAGTGGGATCACACAGGTTTCAAATAATGACACGGATGACCACGAAGAAAGCAGTAGTTGCAATAGTTTTCCTTATTTCAGAAGAAAACCTTAAAAGCCGCATTTCACAAGTACCTGATATCATAAACCTGAGAGGTTAAAAAGTGGGACATGGAGCACTACATGATTGCCAAGTGGATGCTAGACAGACTTAGGACGGCTTACATTACGTCTTGATTTTCATCCATCATTGActcaacaaataaaaaaatatatgccGACCAAAGTTGCTTGTAACAATGGTTTTACAATCAGCTCAAGCTGTTGGGAGTTCTTCACGACAATTTTGTATACgtaaatatttcattttcatgacaaaagagaaaaataaaaagaaaagaaaaaggttaagCCAAATATTGAACAAAACCATGTTGCtgtaaaaagataaaaagaataaaaggaaaacaaatgctAAATCCAAAGGACGTAAATTATTTTGGTGAGAAAAGAAATAAGGAGAGATGAATTTAGATATAGGGAGAGAGAGAGATTACAATAATTAGAGGTTAGCACAAGGAGACATATTTTACTCAAAAACACAATAATTGCAGCCTTTGAGGTTTCCCTACTGCTCCTTAAAACCCTCATCCTTTGACTCTCTACAAAAGAAAAAACAGGCATAACAAAAAGGTAAACAAAagaatagaaaatgaaagtttgggtCACGAAACCCAACTATTCTttccatattatttatttatacaaaAGTTGGGGCGTGAGAGCATTTGCTTGTGggaatctcttttttttcttttccttataatatattatatgaaaagataaattaaattatcGTATTTATGCTATTTTTTATTCAGTCCTTACAGTACTATAAATTTGTGGGAAAGGACTTTTCCCTTCTCCTTAGACAATAAGCCTAGTTTTCATTGTCATTGTTGTTGCAGATTAGAAGtgctttttaaaattatttttttaaaattattattttttaaaaaaaattaaaaaatgatataatgAAGTATACTGAAAAAGTGtgatttgttaattttaattttttgacataATTGTCAAAAATTACGGTTGAAAGTTAAAAAATGTCTCTTTCAAATAATAGTTGtacaaaattaattaagttatatcatatttaaataatttaaaataatgatgCATGATTGCCATGTGGTAGTGTTCTTATCCACTAAGACCTATAAGGGCATGGGTTTGAACCCCACCAAACCCAAATGTTAAACATTTTCTAGGAGACGAGGTGCTCTTTAAACTCTGTGAACTTCTTTAGATTCTCCTTGGAGTTAGAAGACAAACCTCGAAGCTAAAACCAAGCATAGATATATCTCGGGCATAATATTTTCATTGTTTAAGGGTTTGATCGGCTGCTCGGCAGACACACTTCAAAAACTTCTCCCAAAAGAGAGTCAATCCCCCTcaataatattttacaaaataaaaactaaacaaaTAACACATTTGGTGATTTCTTACCTCCTCTTATGAAATAACTAttcatattttaaagttttttttatagggataaatctcaaaattatacataaactttaattcAATGTggaatttgatacatgaactttaattttgtgtaattatacacatgaaactttatGGTTCAAATGTGTTAGTAAAAAGGACGTTTCTAAAAGTAAAAACAACACAATGAAATTGGTGCTTAAGTTGTTGGGCACTTCTCCAGGCACTAAAGGAGAAAACACATAACACAAAAAGATGATTACGCAGTTTCGTTTCCTATGTCTACAGACCCTAACTCAGTGAGAAATATGCACCATTTTCAACAATTACAAAGTAAACCTACTCAATCACACACACCGTGATCATTTCTCTCGCCCTTACACTTTGAATATACAATACTCTCACCACTGTGAACACCCTTTGTGATCACAACAAGTAAAACCACAATCACAagttttactttaaaaataatacttttaCAAAGGTATTCTCTCAAGAACAAATTATGTGCCTAACTCTCAGTACATTTTCCTGGGCAAGTCTCtcaaatatataaacattgatTTTGAGACATGCTTACAATAGAAGATCTAATACAATTCCAGTAAAACAATAATAccataaatacaatataataatagcaTATGAAGTAAATATGGACTCTATAGAAACTCAtcaaaagtgtaacaccccctgCCCGACCCAATCGCAGGGGTCCAAGCTACAAGATTCTACAGTCGTTACCAGAATAAATACCGTCAAATTCATAGTAAAACAATCATTCATTCATGTATTTACATGTCAATTATATTCAATCTATGATGAACAAACAAAACCGAGTCTTAATCAAGCTTATGAAAGTTTTTCTTTTGACCCCAACACGAAATATAGTTAGATTAAGGATacattaattaggtttaattaactttagtttaattacttaactaataaTCAAATATAGTGGAAATGTCATCATATGCCACTATTTCATATTACAAAttggtttaattactattttgGACATTTgtctaattacaatttaaacCTTAGacctttggccaattaaaaacttataacgataaacttttacaatttagtcattgtaccttaattaattatcaattcGACAAAATTACTGgtccaaaatttaatatattccTATACAAgtgtcataaatattaatatttatgaactaGTTTTACAGAAATGAGGTTCCAAAAAGCACCattttcaacaccactgaaaatcgtGCTGTTATGACCCTCCCCCCTTAAggaatttcgtcctcaaaatttacctgaaaaaATATTTGGGTACTAAGATTTCATAGTTTCTTCTGGCTCCaacgtagcctcttctataccGTACCGATGCTATAACACTGTCACTAGTGCCACCCGtttgtttcttaactcttttacttctcgagctagaatctttaccgacTCTTCACTATACGTCAAATTTGGTTGTAATTTTATTTCATCGAGAGATATTACATGACAATGATCGAATTTATATCGTTGTAGCATTGACACATAAAAGatgttatgaatcttttcaagttccgaAGGTAGAGCTAATTAATACGCTACTCATAGGAACTTACTACACGTGAAAGTGGAGTTAAGAAGGGAAAAACGAAAATTGTAGATTATTCCTTGAAAGATACACTCATTTTGCATTTTgaaaaggtaagttcatatagaacTTACTACTCATCTTTGTGTTAtatgtgtgtttatgttttgttTCATTATATTTGTGTTTGAAGAAGACTTTAAAGGTTGATTAAATTGACATATATGGCTAGATAATGAACTGGACTTGAATGGAATTGAAATGAATCAAGAATTGTTGATTTATATGAATTGGTACAAGGTATGAATGTGAATTATTACAGGGTACGACATATAAATGTGGATTATCATAGggtataaaatgtgaaaatgattgATTACAAGGATGATAAcgaaaatatgtataattgatgcccatgtgaacttagtaaaaggttagggtacgattggcatgccaatacgTCATATGCGCTCTTTTACAAGATATGTGATTGTACAGAGATTATTACAGGTTATATTGAGATCCAGCATTTGTTGTTGGTCATCGAGTATTATATGTCTCAATGGAGACCctggtgtggtggagggatgtatttGCATATGAATATGCATTTGATGCCTACAGgctttgcacttcggtgccctaGTGTGGtgtaatttattacttttaattaattttaaaaaaaataatattcctTACAAGATAATACAAATtccagaaaaaaaaatcaattaactaaaactataattattttattttattttattttataataagaagGATATAGTTTGAAGTACGTGAAACGACAAGCTTACtgaatatttttttgaaagaaagtaagaatttaataaaagaaatagcAAAACACAAACAAAACAAACAAGGAAAAGAATAGTAAATTTTGACAGTGGCACCTCACATCTGACTCGAACAATAAATCCAAATGTGAGATGTCATGTTGGTTGTTAGAATAGCTCAAACTACAATCAATACATTATTATTAAGCACAAATAGCCCTGACAGCTGACACTATCCAAATGCTCATTTATGCCATTTAGATCGCATTTTGATAATGTTCAACCTTTAAAATAGTTTGCTCCCCATCCAAACGGGGTTTTGGTATAACTCAACTACTAGGATAGTTTGTTGTCCATTCGAATGGCTAACATCAGCCATCTAGAGGCCCTACGGCTACGGGCCTAAACAATATTAATTAATGATACTACATTTCTAAAACTTTTATTACATACGAAAACAACCTTAAAGTGCACAAAATAATGACAACCATTATACCAAATCATGAATAAGTAATTTAATACTCAAAAGCATgcatatatcaattctaatatgTAACATTATAGGTCCAAAGGATGACATTCAAACTACATAACCATAATCAACCAACTAACCAAACTCATGAAGTTCACTagacttaggtacatgccatttacatCAAAAGAGCAATACAGTCACTAGAGTATAATACAATGGGGTTTAATCAACCAACTAACCAAACTCATGAAGTTCACTagacttaggtacatgccatttacatCTCAAAATTCAAAAGAGCAATACAATCACTAGAGTATAATACAATGGGGTTTTATGGTATGTTTACTTAGAGAAATCTACTATGCATGTTCTCAATTTAGTACCACTTATGCAACATAGTGATTTTAGGGGTGTTATAAATAATGTtgttatgaaaaatattttatgaatttttttttgctaaactCCAATTGTGTAAataggaatttttttttctaaaattagctTTTAAATTGACTTTAATATTAGGTAAATATTATGAATTTGGAGATCACCACTAAATTCTAAAAAGTTCTGcgtttgggtttttatttttgtacACAAGTTATACATAGTTCGTGAGTTCATGGTTAAGTAGTATTATCGTCAAAACGTCTCTATAATCCATATTACACAAAGACAGTTTTCTCTTAGTTTTAACTGTAAGGACCAATTTTGGCCCGGACCTGCTAGAAACCCAAAGAAatgtataaaatacataaataaatatataaataaaccaCAGCCCGTTAAAATGTCCTTTTTACAGTCCCTCAGTCCAATTACATGGCCTAAAACCAACACCCTACAGCCCAATATCAATTACAAGTCCCTTAGGCCCAGTATTTGGGGAAAAGAAACCCTAGGGCTTCCTTCTCATCCTTGCGCCGCAGCCTTCACCAGGTAGCCAAGCCCCAGCCCCCACGTCAGCCGCCTCCGTACCCGCGCCAGCACAGCTCCGTACGGCCTCCTGGCGCCACGCCCACGCCCCAAATGCCAGCACGATCCCTGTACACGCACCTGTACCTGCAAACAAACAAGGCAGACGCGACagcaaatagaaaaaaagaaaaacatattgtattttctttaatttttaacattcggctataaagcctacCGATTCTGATTGTAAAGGAGTTCCCCTTTTGAAAATATATAGAGAACATACGCAATAGCAAAGCAAAAAAAGCAATAGACGAAAATAAGGTGattttcccttctcttttttTAATTCTCCGCTCTTCCTGTTTTTATTTACTCGAGTCCTCTGTTACTTTatcatcaaaaagaaaaaagaaagtgacGAAGCTTACCTGCGTTCCGAAGCGTTCGAGTCCCCGCTTGTTTCGCCACCATCGAAACACAGTGGCGATTTGGGGCTGGTAGGCAAGACCCACGAATCCCCTCAGTTCAATAAAGCCTCGATTGACCGTTCTAAGGGGTTGAAAGGAGAGGCAGATGAACAATCGTGGGTAACCATCGGTCGGCCGAATATTGAAGAGAGGAGTTTtgatcttttttttgttttcctcaTATGAGCGGCTGATGGAAAAAGGGTTAGGGTTTGGAGCATTGAAAGTCTGATGAAATGGGGATTTTATATGCGCGTGGGAACGACGTCGTTTAAGGCTTTGTCCCCACGGCCTCAAAACGGCATCGTATAAGCCTATTTGATCCGACCCGATCCTTTGGCCctgggatccgcgcgttttcgaGGTGAGGGGGTATTTTCAGCACAGGTCCTTCCTCGTTTATGCGATATTTCAATCAACCATTTTGTATTACTCTCGTTCTTTCTAAATTCGCCCCATAAATTCATACATAAGTGCAAGTTAATCCGCGTCTAAACGCGGTGTTTCGGGATCTGGCATATTGCCAGTTTTGGTCCCCGCACGATCGCGCGAGTTGCGCTTTAATCCTTCCCCTAATTTCAGcagtatattttatttattaaatgttcttttagtttgatttcattttaattaagtccttttgaTCCGTAtagttcattttctttttttaatcaacttaatatatatatattttttacaatatgTGTGTACATGTTTTTTAGTTATCGTGATAATTCCCccttatatataaaatatttattgtaAAGTTTTCATcatactattttaaattttgtataacGCTTcatttaaatattcttatatattattatgcatATGCAGTTCATGGTAAaattagttttattatatatgtaataataattctaTGTTACTCTACATATATGATTTCTTttcaatctattttcatatatacTTTAAAACCTTATGTATATAACATATATTTCATCATACCTTTTTGTTATTTGAAAACCTTCCATGGTGTATATATTACTAAAATCATTTCCccttttatcatatatatacggTCATCTTTAAATAGCcattaagaaaaaatatttttgtatatgagTGTTTTTTTTAGtctataatttgtaataaaattagtttaatcttaTGTGGATATTTAGTCCCATGCCAATTTATTTTACGAATTCTttcaaatttatttgtatatattattttatgaatataaGTTCCTTTTTAGAacatattttattacatattgttttaattttaagtcTCACATTTAAATACCCTTTTtatgtgtatatacatttgtcaactttaaaatatgtttgtgttttaaatttttttttttacttgcaacttgattcaaattttcattCTTTAACGtccatttcaaaatatatatatatccctaTTTTTTAAGCTTGTCAACCTATATATATACCTAGCTTATTAATCTTATATCATTTTGGTTTTTACATTTCATTTGCTTCACGCACATCTTGTTGTTTTCTTTATATCTTATGGcatgaatatatataatcattgcATGGTATTCGTCTTAATGATTTGTTAATTGCTCTTCGTATGTGATTGAGATTTGATTATGATCTTTaggttaattatatttaattgcttATTCTGCTAGTCgattaatattattattcatcAAGCATCGTACAA
Protein-coding sequences here:
- the LOC107886701 gene encoding NAC domain-containing protein 83 isoform X1 gives rise to the protein MMEKLNFVNNGVLRLPPGFRFHPTDEELVVQYLRRKVLAWPLPASIIPEVDVCKADPWDLPGDLEQERYFFSTREAKYPNGNRSNRATFSGYWKATGIDKQIVSCRGNQVVGMKKTLVFYRGKPPQGTRTDWIMHEYRLVTADTCNAPHKKNQTQNHVVAVENWVLCRIFLTKRSGGATKNEEDSLQSSNEKGVGKARRKSPVFYEFLSKERTNLNLAPASSSSCSSGITQVSNNDTDDHEESSSCNSFPYFRRKP
- the LOC107886701 gene encoding NAC domain-containing protein 83 isoform X2 — translated: MMEKLNFVNNGVLRLPPGFRFHPTDEELVVQYLRRKVLAWPLPASIIPEVDVCKADPWDLPGDLEQERYFFSTREAKYPNGNRSNRATFSGYWKATGIDKQIVSCRGNQVVGMKKTLVFYRGKPPQGTRTDWIMHEYRLVTADTCNAPHKKNQTQPMYAEPCGGSGKLGAVPHIFDEKKWWCY